One genomic window of Methanobrevibacter sp. includes the following:
- a CDS encoding ArsR family transcriptional regulator yields the protein MSEQKPIQIFSDLTDLRVNVVKSPVKLTILEMLRDRDMEFDEIVTNTGKSKSTVSVHLKNLRENGIISYRMHPVDNRKKIFYLNSKFLGSVNISEPKELEETHANYLIKNIVEGDGQFSTLLFHTLKAMLIQEGINIDPILKSTGNQIGKSIFYKLYDEDLDIFMGNLAEFWQKKGLGRLTYEIGQIIKITAYDCFECELLPKTGKPACFLDTGILEGLFTEFFKLPVSVIETQCFTMGDGKCVFEVEPQSAKTY from the coding sequence ATGAGCGAACAAAAACCAATACAAATATTTTCAGATTTAACCGACTTGCGTGTCAATGTAGTTAAAAGTCCAGTAAAACTCACTATTTTAGAAATGCTCAGAGATAGAGACATGGAGTTTGATGAAATAGTTACTAATACTGGTAAATCAAAATCTACAGTTTCAGTGCATTTGAAAAATTTAAGAGAAAATGGAATTATATCATATAGAATGCACCCTGTTGACAATAGAAAAAAAATATTCTATTTAAATTCTAAATTCCTTGGTTCTGTAAATATTTCTGAACCAAAAGAACTTGAAGAGACACATGCTAATTACTTGATAAAAAATATTGTTGAAGGTGATGGACAGTTTTCAACATTATTGTTCCATACTTTAAAAGCAATGCTTATTCAGGAAGGAATTAATATTGATCCTATTTTAAAATCAACAGGTAATCAAATAGGTAAATCAATCTTTTATAAATTATACGATGAAGATTTAGATATATTTATGGGTAATTTAGCTGAATTCTGGCAGAAAAAAGGTTTAGGTAGATTAACTTATGAAATAGGCCAGATAATTAAGATAACTGCCTATGATTGTTTTGAATGTGAATTGCTTCCAAAAACAGGAAAACCAGCTTGTTTCTTGGATACAGGTATTCTGGAAGGTTTATTCACAGAATTCTTTAAATTGCCTGTTAGTGTTATTGAAACACAATGTTTTACAATGGGTGATGGGAAATGTGTCTTTGAGGTTGAACCTCAAAGCGCAAAAACTTACTAA